One region of Arvicola amphibius chromosome 3, mArvAmp1.2, whole genome shotgun sequence genomic DNA includes:
- the Srpra gene encoding signal recognition particle receptor subunit alpha, whose protein sequence is MLDFFTIFSKGGLVLWCFQGVSDSCTGPVNALIRSVLLQERGGNNSFTHEALTLKYKLDNQFELVFVVGFQKILTLTYVDKLIDDVHRLFRDKYRTEIQQQSALSLLNGTFDFQNDFLRLLREAEESSKIRAPTTMKKFEDSEKAKKPVRSMIETRGEKTKEKAKNNKKKGAKKEGSDGPLATSKTAPAEKSGVPVGTENGELSKEELIRRKREEFIQKHGKGLDKSSKSTKSDIPKEKGKKAPRVWELGGCANKEVLDYSTPTTNGTPEAALSEDINLIRGTGPGGQLQDLDCSSSDDEGATQNTKPSATKGTLGGMFGMLKGLVGSKSLSREDMESVLDKMRDHLIAKNVAADIAVQLCESVANKLEGKVMGTFSTVTSTVKQALQESLVQILQPQRRVDMLRDIMDAQRRQRPYVVTFCGVNGVGKSTNLAKISFWLLENGFSVLIAACDTFRAGAVEQLRTHTRRLTALHPPEKHGGRTMVQLFEKGYGKDAAGIAMEAIAFARNQGFDVVLVDTAGRMQDNAPLMTALAKLITVNTPDLVLFVGEALVGNEAVDQLIKFNRALADHSMAQTPRLIDGIVLTKFDTIDDKVGAAISMTYITSKPIVFVGTGQTYCDLRSLNAKAVVAALMKA, encoded by the exons ATGCTCGACTTCTTCACCATCTTCTCGAAGGGCGGGCTTGTGCTCTGGTGTTTCCAGGGCGTGAGCGACTCGTGCACCGGGCCCGTGAACGCGTTGATTCGTTCCGTCCTGCTGCAG GAACGGGGAGGTAACAACTCTTTCACTCATGAGGCCCTCACACTCAAGTATAAACTGGACAACCAGTTTGAGCTGGTGTTTGTG GTTGGCTTTCAGAAGATCCTCACACTGACCTATGTAGACAAATTGATAGATGATGTGCACCGGCTGTTTCGGGATAAATACCGCACAGAGATCCAACAGCAAAGTGCTTTAAGTCTATTGAATGGCACTTTTGATTTCCAGAATGACTTCCTGCGGCTCCTTCG tGAAGCAGAGGAGAGCAGTAAAATCCGTGCTCCCACTACTATGAAGAAGTTTGAAGATTCTGAAAAAGCTAAGAAACCCGTGAGGTCCATGATTGAAACACGGGGGGAGAAGAccaaggaaaaagcaaaaaacaacaaaaaaaagggggCCAAAAAGGAAG GTTCTGATGGCCCTTTGGCTACTAGCAAAACAGCCCCTGCAGAAAAGTCAGGTGTACCAGTGGGAACTGAGAATGGAGAACTTTCCAAAGAGGAGCTGATacgcaggaagagagaggagttcATTCAGAAGCATGGGAAGGGTCTGGACAAATCCAG CAAGTCTACAAAGTCAGATATTCCAAAGGAGAAGGGCAAAAAGGCACCTCGGGTTTGGGAACTAGGTGGCTGTGCTAACAAGGAAGTCTTGGATTACAGTACTCCTACCACCAATGGAACCCCAGAGGCTGCTTTGTCTGAAGATATCAACTTG ATTCGAGGAACTGGGCCTGGGGGACAGCTTCAAGATCTGGATTGCAGCAGCTCAGATGATGAAGGGGCCACTCAAAACACCAAACCTAG TGCTACCAAGGGAACTCTGGGTGGCATGTTTGGGATGCTGAAGGGCCTTGTGGGTTCCAAGAGCTTAAGTCGTGAAGACATGGAGTCTGTGTTAGACAAGATGCGTGATCATCTCATTG CTAAGAATGTTGCTGCAGATATTGCTGTCCAGCTCTGTGAATCTGTTGCCAACAAGTTGGAAGGGAAAGTGATGGGAACATTTAGCA CTGTGACTTCCACAGTCAAGCAAGCTCTACAGGAGTCTCTGGTACAGATTCTGCAGCCACAGCGTCGCGTAGACATGCTCCGGGATATCATGGATGCCCAGCGTCGCCAGCGCCCTTATGTTGTCACCTTCTGCGGAGTTAATGGAGTGGGGAAGTCTACTAATCTTGCCAAG atttccttctggcttttagagaaTGGCTTCAGTGTCCTCATTGCTGCCTGTGATACATTTCGTGCTGGGGCTGTTGAGCAGCTTCGTACACACACCCGACGTCTCACCGCCCTCCATCCCCCTGAGAAGCATGGTGGTCGTACAATGGTGCAGTTGTTTGAAAAAGGCTATGGGAAGGACGCTGCTGGCATTGCCATGGAAGCCATTGCTTTTG cgCGTAACCAAGGATTTGATGTGGTGCTGGTGGACACAGCTGGCCGCATGCAAGACAATGCCCCTCTGATGACTGCCCTGGCCAAACTCATTACTGTCAATACACCTGACTTGGTGCTGTTTGTGGGGGAGGCCTTAGTAGGCAATGAAGCCGTGGATCAGCTG ATCAAGTTCAACAGAGCCTTGGCTGACCATTCTATGGCTCAAACACCTCGGCTCATTGATGGTATTGTTCTTACCAAATTTGACACCATTGATGACAAG gtgGGAGCTGCTATTTCTATGACATACATTACAAGCAAACCCATCGTCTTTGTGGGCACTGGCCAGACCTACTGTGACCTACGCAGTCTCAACGCCAAGGCTGTGGTGGCTGCCCTTATGAAGGCTTAA